From a region of the Haloferax volcanii DS2 genome:
- a CDS encoding IS4-like element ISHvo11 family transposase has product MDDVYSPPDSVVVDRIQRAFPSDELRERARATNLVQRERKFDIVALFYTLSFGFAAGSDRSLQAFLERYVEMADCDELSYASFHDWFEPGFVALLREILDDAIENLDTGREDLNGRLERFRDVLIADATIVSLYQDAADIYTATGDHQAELKLHLTESLSTGLPTRFRTTDGTTHERSQLPTGEWVADALILLDLGFYDFWLFDRIDQNGGWFVSRVKDNANFEIVEELRTWRGNSIPLEGESLQAVLEDLQRQEIDVRITLSFERKRGSGASATRSFRLVGLRNKESEEYHLYLTNLARESYSAPDIAQLYRARWEVELLFKELKSRFGLDEIKTTDGYIIEALIIMAAISLMMSRVIVDELRSLEARQREGEAAADADSSASRLPRRRCSLAVERHGHLIQLYLMIELGYELPDLDELLLWASRNPNPHRDRLREQVERGEFGFDRY; this is encoded by the coding sequence GTGGATGATGTGTACTCACCACCGGACTCGGTAGTTGTTGACCGGATTCAAAGAGCGTTTCCCTCTGATGAGTTGCGCGAGCGCGCTCGCGCAACGAATCTCGTCCAACGAGAGCGGAAATTCGACATCGTTGCGCTGTTCTACACACTCTCGTTTGGCTTCGCTGCTGGCTCAGACCGCTCTCTCCAAGCATTTCTCGAACGCTACGTCGAGATGGCTGACTGTGACGAACTCTCCTACGCATCGTTCCACGACTGGTTCGAACCAGGATTCGTTGCACTCCTTCGAGAGATTCTCGATGACGCAATCGAGAATCTCGATACCGGACGAGAAGATTTGAACGGCCGTCTCGAACGCTTTCGAGACGTCCTCATTGCTGACGCAACCATCGTTTCGCTGTACCAGGACGCCGCTGATATCTACACAGCAACCGGCGACCATCAAGCCGAACTGAAACTTCACCTCACCGAATCTCTCTCGACTGGGCTCCCGACACGATTCCGGACAACCGATGGGACGACTCATGAACGGAGTCAGCTACCCACCGGTGAGTGGGTAGCTGACGCCCTCATCTTGCTCGATTTAGGCTTCTACGACTTCTGGTTGTTCGACCGAATCGACCAGAACGGCGGGTGGTTCGTCTCCCGGGTGAAGGACAACGCGAACTTCGAGATCGTCGAAGAACTGCGAACGTGGCGAGGCAACAGCATTCCGCTGGAAGGAGAGTCACTGCAGGCCGTCCTTGAGGACCTGCAGCGACAGGAAATCGACGTACGCATCACGCTTTCATTCGAGCGCAAACGAGGGTCGGGCGCCAGCGCGACCCGGTCGTTCCGATTGGTCGGCCTGCGTAACAAGGAGAGCGAAGAGTACCATCTGTATCTGACGAATCTGGCGAGAGAAAGCTACAGCGCGCCCGATATCGCGCAGCTCTATCGGGCGCGCTGGGAGGTCGAACTGCTGTTCAAGGAGTTGAAGTCGCGGTTCGGCTTGGACGAGATCAAGACGACCGACGGCTACATCATCGAGGCGCTGATCATCATGGCCGCAATTTCGTTGATGATGAGTCGTGTAATCGTGGATGAGTTACGGTCGCTCGAGGCAAGACAGCGAGAGGGCGAAGCCGCCGCAGACGCCGACTCGTCGGCGTCGCGGCTCCCTCGGCGTCGCTGTTCGCTCGCCGTGGAACGCCACGGTCATCTGATCCAGTTGTATCTCATGATCGAGTTGGGCTACGAACTGCCGGATTTGGACGAGCTGTTGCTGTGGGCGTCACGAAATCCAAATCCACACAGAGATCGGTTACGTGAGCAGGTTGAACGAGGTGAGTTCGGCTTTGATCGCTACTAA